The genomic stretch TGAGCCCGTATCCGACCACTTCCGCGTAGATCGTCGCGCCGCGGGCCTTGGCGTGTTCGAGCTCTTCAAGGACTACAATGCCGGCGCCCTCACCCATGACGAAGCCGTCGCGGTCGACGTCATAGGGACGCGAGGCGCGCTGGGGATCGTCGTTGAAATCCGTCGACAGCGCCTTGCAGGCGGCAAAGCCGGCAAGCGACAGGCGGCAGATCGGCGATTCCGCGCCGCCGGCGACCATCACGTCCGCGTCGCCGAAGCCGATCAGCCGGCTGGCGTCGCCGATGGCGTGCGCGCCGGTCGAGCAGGCGGTGACGACAGAATGGTTGGGGCCGCGCAGCTTGTGGCGGATGGAGACCTGGCCGGAGGCCAGATTGATCAGGCGGCCAGGGATGAAAAATGGCGAGACCCGGCGCGGACCGCGGTCGCGCAGCGTGTATCCGGCTTCCACGATACCATCGAGACCGCCGATGCCGGACCCGATCAGGACGCCCGTCGAAATCTGGTCGTCATCGCTTTTCGGGTGCCAGTCTGCGTCGTTCAGCGCCATGTCGGCGGCAGCCATCGCATAGATGATGAAGGGGTCGACCTTGCGCTGTTCCTTCGGCTCGAGCCATTGATCCGCGTTGAACGTCCCGTCGCTGCCGTCACCCAAAGGGATCGAACAGGCAATCTTGGCCGCCAGGTCATCCGTCTCGAAAGCGGTGACCTTGGATGCGCCGTTCCTGCCTTCCAGCAAGCGCGACCAGGTGACCTCGGTTCCGCATCCCAGCGGCGTTACCATGCCCAGACCGGTGATTACTACACGCCTCATTGGTGGATCGCCCCTTTTCAGTTTTCTTTTCGCCTCCGGCGCCGTGACGGAACCGGGTCGCCGCCATCCCAGCAAAGCGGCATTTTCATCCTTCGGCCGAACCGGACAGCCAAGGCGGCCGGTCTTTACTGCCCGGCCAGCGGACAGACAAAATCTTCTGGCGCCGGCGACCGCCGGATCCGGCTCAGGATAAAAAAATGGCCCGTTTTACCGGGCCGATCAAGGCGGTATTCAGCAGAGCGCTGAAAAACCGCCCGGTGCTTCTGCGTCGATCAGGCCTGGGCCTTCTCGATAAACTTGATCGCGTCGCCGACGGTCAGGATGGAGTCGGCTGCATCGTCGGGGATTTCGACACCGAACTCTTCTTCGAAGGCCATGACCAGCTCGACAGTGTCGAGCGAATCTGCGCCCAGATCGTCGATGAAGCTGGCGCTTTCAACAACCTTGTCGGCGTCAACGCCCAGGTGGTCAACTACAATTTTCTTAACGCGTTCTGCGATATCGCTCATGTCGGTATCCTCGACCTGTCTCAAGTTCGATGGGATGCGCCAGGGCACCCCTTGAAGTTAACGCCGTCCTATCCCTCGCTTCACGAAGAGATGTGGCGGCAAACACGTGAACCAACGCCCACATTGGAAAAAACCGGCCCGCAGGACCGGATCATATCCGCTGGACTGTTCTTGGCAGTCCCGGCCCGCTTACCATGCTTTGTTCACGGCGCAAAGCCAAAAAAGCGCCGGTTTGCGGCGAGCGCGGGCATTTCAACCGCTCGCGTTCGCCAAAACGCAACCTTCGCTCAGACCATCACCATGCCGCCATTGACGTGCAGGGTCTGGCCCGTGACATAGCTCGCCTCGTTCGAGGCAAGATAGGTGACGGCGGAAGCGATGTCATCCCCGCTGCCCATGCGCTTCATCGGCACGGCGGAAAGAATGCCCTCCTTCTGCTTGTCGTTCAGCTTGTCGGTCATCGCCGTCTCGATAAAGCCCGGCGCCACGCAGTTGACGGTGACGTTGCGCGGCGCGACTTCCTGCGCCAGCGATTTCGAAAAACCAATCATGCCGGCCTTGGCGGCGCAGTAATTGGCCTGCCCCGGATTGCCGGTGACGCCGACGATCGAGGTGATGTTGATCACGCGACCGAAGCGGCGGCGCATCATCGGATGCATGATCGCCCGCGTCAGGACGAAGGCGGCCGTCAGGTTGACCTCCAGCACGCTTTCCCAGTCGGCATCGCTCATGCGCACGAACAGACCGTCCTTGGTGATGCCGGCATTGTTGACCAGAATGTCGATGCCGCCGAGGTCGGCCTCGGCCTTCTCGCCGAGCGCCTTGACGGCGTCGCGGTCGGAAAGGTCGGCGGGAAACACATGGGCGCGCTCGCCGAGATCGGCGGCCAGCGCCTCAAGCTTTTCCGCCCGCGTGCCGTGCAGGGCGACGGTCGCGCCCTGCCCGTGCAGCTGGCGGGCGATCGCCTCGCCGATGCCGCCGCTTGCGCCGGTTACGAGCGCCTTGCGCCCCGAAAGATCCAACATTTTAAAACCTCGTCCCGTATCTAGTCTTGCGTGAGGGTCCGCGCGCAGCGAACCAGTATCAATCGATTCAGCCCTTGATAGCCTTCAGCGCGCCGTCGATATCGTCCGGTCCGCCGACGGCAATGCCGTTGACCGAACGGTCGATGCGACGCGCCAGGCCGGTCAGCACCTTGCCGGCGCCGATCTCATAAAGCGTCTCGACCTGGTTGGCCGCAAACCAGCTGACGGTTTCGCGCCAGCGCACCCGTCCGGTGACCTGGGCGATGAGCAGGCTCGCGATCTCTTCCGGATCGGAAACCGGCTCGGCGCGCACATTGGCAACGACCGGCACCGCCGGCACGCCCTTGCGCACCTCTGCCAATGCCTCTTCCATGGCATCGGCGGCAGGCGCCATCAGCGAGGAATGGAAGGGAGCCGACACCGGCAGCAGCAGCGCGCGCTTTGCGCCCTTATCCGTTGCCAGCGCAACGCCCTTTTCAACGCCGGCCTTTTCGCCGGAAATCACCACCTGGCCGCCGCCATTGTCATTGGCGATCTCGCAGACGCCGGCCGAGGACGCTTCCTTGCAAACCGCCTCGACATCCTCGAAGGCAAGCCCGATGACCGCCGCCATGGCGCCCTTGCCCACCGGAACGGCCTTCTGCATGGCATTGCCGCGGATGCGCAGGAGACGCGCCGTGTCAGCCAGAGAAAATGTGCCGGCCGCGCAAAGCGCGGAATATTCGCCCAGCGAATGGCCGGCGACGTAGGAAATGTCGGCCTTCAGGTCGAGGCCTTCCGCCTCCAGCACACGGATCGCGGCGAGCGAGACCGCCATCAGCGCCGGCTGCGTATTGGCGGTCAGCTGAAGCTGGTCTTCGGGGCCTTCCCATATCGTGCGGGACAGTTTTTCGCCGAGCGCGTCATCCACTTCCTCGAAAACGAGCCTTGCGGCGGTGAATTCATCGGCCAGCGACTTGCCCATGCCGACGCTCTGGCTGCCCTGTCCGGGAAAGGTGAATGCGACTGTCATCTGCGGTCCCCCTGAGGCGATCATTCAATGTGGTTCGACGCGGTTCACCCCGGAGCCACGTCTGAAAGGCCTTCCATTTGACGTTTCGACCGCCGGTGTCAATAGCGGCCCCCCGCCATTCGCGGCTGAATTTGCGCGTGAAAATGCCGTTGGGCGCTTGCGCTGCGGCGCTATCCGGCTAAGTTTCCTCAAAACCCGCCATTTCAGTATTTCAGGTAATTTCATGAAAACCAATAGTTTGGGCCGCACCGGCATAGAAGTTTCGCAAATCTGCCTCGGAACCATGACATGGGGCACGCAGAACGCGGAGGCGGAGGCCCACGCCCAGATGGACTACGCCGTGGACAACGGCGTGAACTTCTTCGATACCGCCGAAATGTATCCGGTCACGCCGCTCAGCGCGGAAACCTATGGCCGCACGGAGGAATTTGTCGGTTCGTGGTTCGAACGCCGCAAGAAGCGCGACGACATCGTGCTCGCGACCAAGATCGCCGGCCCCGGCCGCCCGTGGGTGCGCGACGGCAAGCCGATCACCCCGCAGGCGATCCGCAATGCGCTTGACGCCAGCCTGAAGCGGCTGAAGACCGACTATATCGACCTCTACCAGATCCACTGGCCCAATCGCGGCCATTTCCACTTCCGCAATTCCTGGACATATTCTCCTTACGGCCAGGACCGCTACCAGAGCCATGTCGATATCGCCGAGACGCTCGACACGCTGGACAGGCTTGTGAAGGCCGGCAAGATCCGCGCCATCGGCCTTTCCAATGAGACGGCCTGGGGCACGATGCGCTATCTCAACCGCGCCGAACAGCACGACCGGACGCGCATTTCCACCGTCCAGAACGAATACAGCCTGCTCTACCGGCACCATGATCTCGATATGGCGGAACTTGCCTATTACGAGGATGTCGGCCTGCTCGCCTTCTCGCCGCTTGCAACCGGGCTTCTGACCGGCAAATATCTCGGCGGAAAGGTGCCGGCCGGTTCGCGCGCCTCGATCCAGCCGGAGCTTGGCGGCCGCCGCAAGCCGCAGCAGGAGCCGGCCGTGGAAGCTTATCTCGCCGTCGCCGAAAAGCACGGACTCGACCCGGCGCAGATGGCGCTCGCCTTCGTGCTGTCGCGGCCCTTCGTCACCGCCGCGATCATCGGCGCGACCTCGATGGAGCAGCTGAAGACCAATATCGCCGCCCACGAACTGACGTTGTCGGATGCCGTGCTGGAAGACATCGCCAAAGTTCACCGGCAATTCCCGATGCCGATCTAAACGATTCATCCGGCGGGACATTGTTTCCGCCCGACCGCGCCCCATATGCGGTCGCTGGGACGAAATTTTCGCCGGTTTACCAACCGGCTTGGCAGGGACAGGGACCGGAACTTGGACTACCTTTATATCGCACTCGGCCTCCTCGGACTTTATTTCGGCGCGGAATGGCTGGTCTCCGGCGCGGTGGCCACGGCGCGGCGGATCGGCATTTCACCCCTGATCGCATCGCTCGTCATCGTCGGTTTCGGCACATCGCTGCCGGAACTGCTGGTCTCGGTTCGGGCCGCTCTGTCCGGGGCGCCGGGCATCGCGCTCGGCAATGTCGTCGGCTCCAACATCGCCAATATCCTGCTGATCGTCGGTCTTGCCGCCGTCATTTTCCCGATTGCCGGCTGGGACCGCTCCGTCCGGCGCGATGCCGCGACCATGGTGGCCTCGGCCGTCATCCTGCTTTTCCTCGTGCAGTATCAGGTGATCGACCGCATTGCCGGCGTCGTGCTCCTGGCAATCCTCGCCCTTTATCTCCTGCGCACCTACATGTGGGCGCGCAGGACCGGCGCAAACCTGAATGACGACGTCGAAGTCGATGTCGACGCCATGCCGGTGTGGAAGATGGGCTTGCTGATCGTGGCGGGCCTCGTCGTTCTGCTTTTCGGCGCGGAATTCCTGATCCGCGGCGCGACCGAGCTTGCCGCCCATTTCGGCGTGTCGGATGCCGTTGTCGGGCTCACAGTCGTCGCCGTCGGCACCAGCCTGCCGGAACTGGCGACCGCCGTCGTCGCCGCCACCCGCCGCCATTCCGATGTCGCCATCGGCAACGTCACCGGCTCCTGCATCTTCAACACACTCTGCATCCTCGGCGCCACGGCCGCGATCGCGCCGCTGCCGGTCTCCGACGGCTTCGCCACGCTTGATGTGCCGGTGATGCTGGCAGCGAGCGTATTCTTCGCGGCAATGCTGTTTTTTGCAAAGACCTTTCACCGGGCGACGGGCGCTGCCATGGTCGCGGCCTACGCCGGATATATCGTATATCTGATCTAGAGCATCGGACGAGAAAGTGGTTACCGGTTTTTCGATAACCCGATGCGCCCAAACAAAGAAATGGAGCATCGGGGTTCAGATTGACCGCCCGATGATCTAGCGGCGAGGCCGCCTCATTCGATCATGGTCCCGCGGCGCGAAGCGCCTTTCTGGCGACAGCGCGGCGATCCGGCGCGCGGCACGAATGCTCGTTGACCCGCGCACCTACCATCCGGCCCCTCCGGTCTCTTTTCAAAGCCAAATAGGCTGCCTTTGGTTGACTCGCGCCTACTCGCGTGTTGGGAAGGGGCAGGATGGATGTCGCAGGACACTTCCGCCTGCGACGAGCAAAAAACCGGGGGGCGCCTGCTCGTGCACTTCAACAAGACCGTCATCATTTCGCTCCTTCTGTGCCTGCCGATCGGCGCCTGGGGCGTTCTCGCGCCCGAACAGATGGCGGCGAGCGTTCTGGGCTTCACCAGCTATTTCATGATCGGCGCCAGCTGGTGGTGGCTTGGTCTGTGTTCGGGTTTCGTGATTCTCGCCGCCTTTCTCGCCCTTGGCCCCTATGGCAACATCCGGCTCGGCAAGGACGACGAGAAGCCGGAATTTTCCTATTCATCCTGGATCGCGATGCTGTTTGCCGGCGGCATGGGCGCAGGGCTTCTCTTCTGGGGTGTTGCCGAACCGGTAACCCATTTCGAGAACCCGCCGGTCGGCGTCGGCGGATCGGCGGAAGCCGCGCGCCAGGCGCTCGTGATCACCAACCTGCACTGGGGTCTGCACGCCTGGTCGATCTACGGCGTGTGCGCTCTTGTCATCGCTTATTTCACCTTCCGTCTCGACAAGCCGCCGCTGATCTCGACGCCGCTGCGCGGGCTTTTCTCGGGCAGATCCGCCGAAGCTGCGGCAACGACGGCGGATGTCCTTGGCGTTGTTGCCGTTGTCTTCGGCCTTGCCGGTTCGCTCGCCATGGGCGCGCTGCAGGTGCGGTCCGGCCTGACGGCCATGTTCGACCTGCCGGAGGTCAACACGACATCGCTGCTGATCCTGGCAGTTCTCTTCCTGATGTACATGATTTCGACGCTGACCGGCGTCGAGA from Martelella sp. AD-3 encodes the following:
- the fabF gene encoding beta-ketoacyl-ACP synthase II → MRRVVITGLGMVTPLGCGTEVTWSRLLEGRNGASKVTAFETDDLAAKIACSIPLGDGSDGTFNADQWLEPKEQRKVDPFIIYAMAAADMALNDADWHPKSDDDQISTGVLIGSGIGGLDGIVEAGYTLRDRGPRRVSPFFIPGRLINLASGQVSIRHKLRGPNHSVVTACSTGAHAIGDASRLIGFGDADVMVAGGAESPICRLSLAGFAACKALSTDFNDDPQRASRPYDVDRDGFVMGEGAGIVVLEELEHAKARGATIYAEVVGYGLSGDAYHITAPSEDGEGAFRCMTSALKRAGIAPGEIDYINAHGTSTMADTIELGAVERLLGEDAGKVAMSSTKSATGHLLGAAGAIEAIFSTLAIRDNVAPPTLNLDNPERETPIDLVPKVARKRNIDVALSNSFGFGGTNASLVLRRYNG
- a CDS encoding acyl carrier protein, whose protein sequence is MSDIAERVKKIVVDHLGVDADKVVESASFIDDLGADSLDTVELVMAFEEEFGVEIPDDAADSILTVGDAIKFIEKAQA
- the fabG gene encoding 3-oxoacyl-[acyl-carrier-protein] reductase; this translates as MLDLSGRKALVTGASGGIGEAIARQLHGQGATVALHGTRAEKLEALAADLGERAHVFPADLSDRDAVKALGEKAEADLGGIDILVNNAGITKDGLFVRMSDADWESVLEVNLTAAFVLTRAIMHPMMRRRFGRVINITSIVGVTGNPGQANYCAAKAGMIGFSKSLAQEVAPRNVTVNCVAPGFIETAMTDKLNDKQKEGILSAVPMKRMGSGDDIASAVTYLASNEASYVTGQTLHVNGGMVMV
- the fabD gene encoding ACP S-malonyltransferase; protein product: MTVAFTFPGQGSQSVGMGKSLADEFTAARLVFEEVDDALGEKLSRTIWEGPEDQLQLTANTQPALMAVSLAAIRVLEAEGLDLKADISYVAGHSLGEYSALCAAGTFSLADTARLLRIRGNAMQKAVPVGKGAMAAVIGLAFEDVEAVCKEASSAGVCEIANDNGGGQVVISGEKAGVEKGVALATDKGAKRALLLPVSAPFHSSLMAPAADAMEEALAEVRKGVPAVPVVANVRAEPVSDPEEIASLLIAQVTGRVRWRETVSWFAANQVETLYEIGAGKVLTGLARRIDRSVNGIAVGGPDDIDGALKAIKG
- a CDS encoding aldo/keto reductase, which gives rise to MKTNSLGRTGIEVSQICLGTMTWGTQNAEAEAHAQMDYAVDNGVNFFDTAEMYPVTPLSAETYGRTEEFVGSWFERRKKRDDIVLATKIAGPGRPWVRDGKPITPQAIRNALDASLKRLKTDYIDLYQIHWPNRGHFHFRNSWTYSPYGQDRYQSHVDIAETLDTLDRLVKAGKIRAIGLSNETAWGTMRYLNRAEQHDRTRISTVQNEYSLLYRHHDLDMAELAYYEDVGLLAFSPLATGLLTGKYLGGKVPAGSRASIQPELGGRRKPQQEPAVEAYLAVAEKHGLDPAQMALAFVLSRPFVTAAIIGATSMEQLKTNIAAHELTLSDAVLEDIAKVHRQFPMPI
- a CDS encoding calcium/sodium antiporter yields the protein MDYLYIALGLLGLYFGAEWLVSGAVATARRIGISPLIASLVIVGFGTSLPELLVSVRAALSGAPGIALGNVVGSNIANILLIVGLAAVIFPIAGWDRSVRRDAATMVASAVILLFLVQYQVIDRIAGVVLLAILALYLLRTYMWARRTGANLNDDVEVDVDAMPVWKMGLLIVAGLVVLLFGAEFLIRGATELAAHFGVSDAVVGLTVVAVGTSLPELATAVVAATRRHSDVAIGNVTGSCIFNTLCILGATAAIAPLPVSDGFATLDVPVMLAASVFFAAMLFFAKTFHRATGAAMVAAYAGYIVYLI